The Syngnathus scovelli strain Florida chromosome 18, RoL_Ssco_1.2, whole genome shotgun sequence genomic interval TCATTACAAAAGAAAGAGGTTGGCTCTGTGGGACAGAGGATCCAGCTCGCTCCTTTAGCCGGCCATCACACGGGTAAACAATCCTCTCGGGTATTTCTGACCAACAAACTATAGCTTGACTGAAACCTCCCACTTTCATCtcatttccaaatttttgtttcTAAGCATGTGCATGCAGATTTGAACTCACTTGAGGTCTTTCTTCTCGTTTCTCTTTCTTTCAGTcaattcttcctcttctcctgaaagtaaaaaagacaaaacaaaatgttcaaaaacaaaatccatctCATCTTTGAGTGAAACTAATGAAGGTATTGTGATTTTCTAAACAGCGGCTGTCATTCACTTGGACATAGATGTAGTTTAGCGTAAATAGACAAGACTCACCTGAGTAGTACTTCATTTGCGCCAAATGCATCTGACAAACGATTTGACTCCATGTCTAAAACACTATTTTCTTCCAGATTACAACGGTTGGAAGAGGAGGACAGAAAGAACTCAGCTAAAAGGCAGCAGCTACTCAGTTCTGGGGAAAACTGGGAATCTCATGTCCAGAGTTCCCGCTGTCCAGCCGGTCCACGGTAGAGTCGACTGGACTTCCAAATATGGTGGAAATCGGTAGCAGGGTGAAAGAGGGGATTTCACTACCGGTTGAGTAATATCAAGTATTGTTTCTGCCTCCGTTTTCAATCACCTTTGTAACTCGCTGGTACAAGTCTGTACTGTAATGTCAGATAATATGTAGCCATCAATTTATGTAATGTTTGTTAATTGTTTTGTATATGTTTTATACAAACAAATAAAGAAACTAGTGATtatgtaaaaaagaaaatcactaaCATCTATATGGAATTTGATGCTTtatttcaatctttttttttgtacaaaatgaGTTCAGCATACAATATAATTCATACTCCAAGAAATGAAgcattgacctgaattaatattTTATGTCTACATGATGCATACAATATTTTTGCAGAAAATAAGACTAATTAAAGCTAATGCTTCATTTTTCTGCGTAAGTGATGGTTCTCCTCATCAGGACTGCTGAGGTTTGTTTAGAAGCGCCATGCTGAGTTTCCCCACCATCAGAAGACTTGGaacgcaaagaaataaaatcagGTCACTTTGACAGTGCAGAAATCAAACAAGTCATGCAACGGTGCAAAACTACCTTGCACCCGCCATTAGGCCGGCAGGCATGAATTTCCTGGAGCCATAGAACCTTTTTCCCATGACACCTGTCAGTGCACCTGATGTAGCTGGAACACACCACAATGCATTATCaatgtgaaaatgaaaaaggcaacacaataataatcataaatcCTTACCGAGAGACAGCCAAATATTACTGGGGTCATTGGAGATCTGATAGGCGCCAACACCTGCGAGACCCCCAAAGAGAAGTCCGGCAGCCAGGGAGGGAACACTGCCTGAAAGAAGCCACACACAAGAGCTCAGCACCTGCATCTGACATCCCGGACGTGGAGGACGACTCAATTGCACGTACCTGCTTTCACATAGCCGATGACTCCCCCAGATGCCACCAGGGCTGCATATCCATATCCCACCCAATCCACAGACATGTTTGAAACCTGTCAGTACCAATGTTCCCATTGTTCATtttaatgacatttaaaaagtgACAAAATACCACAGCACAAAATTATTAATACttaaagaagtaaaaatcaaacAATGGTAACCAACAATTACCATTGGCTGACTTGATCACAATGCGCAAGACAATATAGAAACAACTTTGAATTACCATGCATTC includes:
- the tmem14ca gene encoding transmembrane protein 14C, which produces MSVDWVGYGYAALVASGGVIGYVKAGSVPSLAAGLLFGGLAGVGAYQISNDPSNIWLSLATSGALTGVMGKRFYGSRKFMPAGLMAGASLLMVGKLSMALLNKPQQS